The following proteins are encoded in a genomic region of Xenopus laevis strain J_2021 chromosome 3L, Xenopus_laevis_v10.1, whole genome shotgun sequence:
- the LOC108710502 gene encoding olfactory receptor 11A1: MAATAGNLLIISLVSSTRLLLNSPMYFFLSHLAVIDITITITVSSTMLPAIWDQSTLVSIVGCLCQFFVFASCTSIECFLLTVMSYDRYLAICRPLHYATIMNFTLCCQLATCSWVLGFIVTLIIVVMVNNLILCGPNIIDHIFCDLDPLLKLSCSDTTVVQMTLISLGVPETVMEPAFIITTYVCIFLTILRIPSLTGREKAFSTCSSHLTVVCTYYGTLIAIYITPSRGHTRNISKFLSLLCTVVSPLFNPVIYSLKNNEMQTALRKCFQKFNGVIY, encoded by the coding sequence ATGGCCGCCACTGCTGGGAATCTTCTCATAATTTCTCTGGTCTCCAGTACTCGGCTTCTTCTTAATTCTCCCATGTACTTCTTCCTAAGTCACCTGGCTGTAATTGATATCACAATAACCATAACCGTCAGCTCAACAATGCTACCTGCAATATGGGATCAAAGCACTTTAGTGAGCATTGTTGGTTGCCTCTGCCAGTTCTTTGTGTTTGCCTCCTGCACTTCGATAGAATGTTTTCTGCTCACAGTGATGTCCTACGACAGATACTTGGCCATTTGCAGGCCGCTACATTATGCAACCATTATGAATTTTACCCTTTGCTGTCAGCTGGCCACTTGCTCTTGGGTTTTGGGCTTCATTGTAACACTAATAATTGTTGTTATGGTAAACAATTTAATATTGTGTGGCCCAAATATAATTGACCATATCTTTTGTGACCTTGATCCTCTTCTGAAACTGTCATGCTCTGATACCACCGTGGTTCAAATGACCCTCATTTCTTTAGGTGTCCCTGAAACTGTTATGGAACCTGCATTTATTATAACAACCTATGTCTGTATATTTCTCACTATACTTAGGATCCCATCATTAACTGGTAGAGAGAAAGCCTTCTCCACTTGTAGCTCCCACTTAACTGTAGTGTGCACATATTATGGGACTCTCATTGCCATTTATATCACACCTTCTAGAGGTCACACACGGAACATAAGCAAGTTCCTATCTCTTCTGTGCACAGTTGTGTCGCCGTTATTCAATCCTGTCATCTATAGCCTGAAGAACAATGAAATGCAAACAGCATTGCGAAAATGTTTTCAGAagtttaatggggttatttactaa